Proteins encoded within one genomic window of Neodiprion fabricii isolate iyNeoFabr1 chromosome 6, iyNeoFabr1.1, whole genome shotgun sequence:
- the LOC124185227 gene encoding hornerin-like, producing MRTLPHRSALLGILAITVLTGCVGSSGAQSHCLDPAYAQSRRRSTTRTVKTPSTTNQPAVTTSVAFEPQRMYSTRIQRRIASPTVTPVRQFKTTRTHATVRPDVTTTIAYEPQRMPSMRIQRRLPSPTESPTRQLMTTLNPDVVESASKPIARRMRKSKKQNNAAMIDEASSLVSVATAPRINDLVHPAPSTLSRRYSTEDATPGQRRRVAPREQPSPFNMNQYLGLPRSSPTLRDSMIRTTTALPQLENLVTELNPHTLAGYTLAANSYGHTSIPLLHNAASNDAIQATATPFVPRGTVRHRDEISQTTESFTKLQIDLDNQGESETNKGRLENESSDSTATDTVNETPMEDTSDSANVEHLGYSYAGADDSEEEMQAENYKVHENTHKGGGGGHGGHGGGKGGGGHGGGGHGGGHDGHGGGKGGGGHGGHGGGKGGGGHGGGGHGGGHDGHGGGKGGGGHGGGGGGGHGGGGGGEGDHKFEKGGGEEHKDHHHESHGQSGEKNYKGHHEYDKGEKGYHDKEKHSGHYAEKKGDEKKHHAESGYHGEHHHGEKGVKEANFGEKGEHQKGHSTKGEHSIHKKDEYEKKTEFFDEFHEDGGNEKHGEFHHEHDLKKGGHEKSSHLDAGEHEVKHGKEHKHDKGHHYHEDKGHKQADGHEAHHKHDDKLGKKESHEEAKKWAFRKGDDGAGGGGGKKEGDGGKKEGGGGKKEGGGGHH from the exons ATGCGGACGCTGCCGCATCGGTCTGCGCTCCTGGGCATCTTGGCCATCACG GTCTTGACAGGATGCGTTGGCTCTTCGGGAGCCCAAAGCCATTGCCTTGATCCAGCGTACGCGCAGTCCAGAAGGCGATCGACGACGCGGACCGTTAAGACTCCCAGTACCACGAATCAACCGGCAGTCACTACATCGGTTGCCTTCGAGCCGCAGCGGATGTACAGCACAAGAATACAACGGAGGATCGCATCTCCTACCGTAACGCCGGTTCGCCAATTTAAAACTACGCGAACTCACGCCACCGTTCGGCCGGATGTCACTACGACAATTGCCTACGAGCCACAACGAATGCCGAGCATGAGAATCCAGCGGAGGCTCCCGTCTCCCACTGAATCGCCTACCCGTCAATTAATGACTACGTTGAATCCCGATGTCGTTGAAAGTGCGTCGAAACCGATAGCCAGGAGGATGCGGAAGTCCAAGAAACAGAACAACGCCGCCATGATCGACGAGGCATCGTCCTTGGTCTCGGTCGCTACCGCTCCTCGAATCAACGATCTCGTGCATCCGGCACCGTCCACCTTATCCAGACGGTATTCAACCGAGGATGCGACGCCGGGACAACGCCGTCGAGTCGCTCCGAGGGAGCAACCGAGCCCCTTCAACATGAATCAGTATCTCGGATTACCCAGATCCAGCCCGACGCTCCGCGATTCGATGATCCGAACGACAACCGCACTACCGCAGCTAGAGAACCTTGTTACCGAGCTTAATCCTCATACCTTGGCAGGGTACACCTTGGCCGCAAATTCCTACGGGCACACTTCGATACCACTTCTGCACAACGCTGCTTCCAATGACGCGATACAGGCAACCGCTACGCCGTTCGTACCCAGAGGTACAGTTCGGCATCGTGACGAGATCTCTCAGACCACGGAAAGTTTCACCAAGCTACAAATTGATCTTGATAATCAAGGGGAGAGTGAAACCAACAAGGGACGATTAGAGAACGAAAGTAGCGATTCTACTGCTACCGACACTGTCAATGAGACTCCGATGGAGGACACCAGCGATTCGGCCAATGTTGAGCATCTAGGATATAGCTATGCAGGCGCTGACGACAGTGAAGAAGAAATGCAAGCTGAAAATTATAAGGTTCATGAAAATACCCACAAAGGGGGCGGCGGAGGACATGGTGGACATGGCGGAGGCAAAGGAGGCGGAGGACATGGTGGAGGTGGACATGGCGGAGGACACGATGGTCATGGCGGAGGTAAAGGCGGCGGAGGACATGGTGGACATGGCGGAGGCAAAGGTGGCGGAGGACATGGTGGAGGTGGACATGGCGGAGGACACGATGGTCATGGCGGAGGTAAAGGCGGCGGAGGACATGGTGGAGGTGGTGGAGGAGGACATGGCGGTGGTGGAGGAGGTGAAGGTGATCATAAATTCGAAAAGGGGGGTGGCGAAGAGCACAAAGACCATCATCACGAATCCCACGGTCAATCGGGAGAAAAg AACTACAAAGGGCACCATGAGTACGACAAGGGGGAGAAAGGTTACCACGACAAAGAAAAGCACAGCGGTCATTATGCCGAGAAAAAGGGTGACGAAAAGAAGCACCACGCGGAGAGTGGATACCACGGGGAGCATCACCACGGCGAAAAGGGAGTCAAAGAAGCGAACTTTGGCGAGAAGGGCGAGCATCAAAAGGGACACAGTACGAAAGGGGAGCATTCTATCCACAAGAAG GACGAGTACGAGAAAAAAACGGAATTCTTCGACGAGTTCCACGAGGATGGAGGTAACGAGAAGCACGGTGAATTCCATCACGAGCACGACTTGAAAAAGGGAGGCCACGAAAAGTCTTCCCATCTCGACGCCGGTGAGCACGAAGTGAAACACGGCAAAGAGCACAAACACGACAAGGGCCATCATTACCACGAGGACAAGGGACACAAACAGGCCGACGGGCACGAGGCCCACCACAAGCACGACGACAAGTTAGGCAAGAAAGAGTCCCACGAGGAAGCGAAAAAATGGGCTTTCAGAAAGGGTGACGACGGGGCCGGAGGCGGCGGTGGAAAAAAGGAGGGAGACGGTGGCAAGAAGGAGGGAGGCGGTGGAAAGAAGGAGGGTGGCGGTGGTCACCACTGA